The following DNA comes from Rana temporaria unplaced genomic scaffold, aRanTem1.1, whole genome shotgun sequence.
TCCCGTACTAGGAGGTTGGAGTATTTCAGAAGCCCGCCCCCGCGGATCTCCTCCGGATTCCTGGTCGCTATCAGTTTACCTTTTAGGTGCTCCATGGACTCGGTGAAGTCCCCGTACATGCTCTCTGCCAGGACGGTCGGGTGCGAACCGGGGCTCAGCTcgccgtcgttttcggcgtagatgtCCAGGATGGTATCCAAGACGATCTGAAAAGAGTCGACGCTGAACTCAAACTGTCTCCGCAAAGAATGGACGAACTTCAGCTCCACGTTCTTCCCGCTGTTGTTGGACAAGGAGATGAGACTCCAGCGGTCGTGCTCGGTGTAGACCTTCACCATCTTCTGGACGTAGGCTTCATTCATGGTCAGGGCCGTGATCCTCTCTTTGTTCACGCACTTGGGAAGGAAATCCAAGAGGGAATCCAAGACGATCTCTTTCACCGTCTGGAAGGCCGCTTCCCCCGGAAGCTCCACCCCGAAAATAATGTCCAGGTCCTTGCAGCTCGTGCCGTTCTGCTGCATGAGGATGTGGCTGGCCGTGGATCCGTTCAGCCGAATGTCCCGAATGGCGATGGCCTTCTGCGCCAGTTGGTCCTTCACCATGCGAATAATGTCCTTGGGCTTGACTTCCATGGTGGGGAAGTTGCCCCGCCCGTGGATTGGCGTCGCCTCCGACAGGACCTGGTCAAGGATGGTGATCTGATCTTCCGTCAGGTTGCTGAATCTGCACTCGGATTTGTCGGTCATGGCGGCCGCTCAGCGCGTCAACTGCGGGAAACAAAAAATACTAGGTTACCAAAAAAAGCAAACGGATGTAAGGAAACGTTCTAAAATCACGAGTGTTCGAaaatctgtaatgccgcgtacacgcgatcggaaattccgacaagaaaagtccgatgggagCCGACACGCGATAAGTCCGATGGGAGCcgacacgcgatcggaaattccgacaaggaaAGTCCGATGGGAGCcgacacgcgatcggaaattccgacaaggaaAGTCCGACGGAGccgacacacgatcggaaattccgacaagaaaagtccgatggagcgacacgcgatcggaaattccgacaaggaaAGTGCGACGGAGCcgacacgcgatcggaaattccgacaaggaaAGTCCGACGGAGCcgacacgcgatcggaaattccgacaaggaaagtccgatggagccgacacgcgatcggaaattccgacaaggaaAGTCCGACGGAGCcgacacacgattggaaattccgacaaggaaAGTCCGACGGAGccgacacacgatcggaaattccgacaaggaaAGTCCGACGGAGccgacacacgatcggaaattccgacaaggaaAGTCAGACGGAGccgacacacgatcggaaattccgacaaggaaAGTCAGACGGAGCcgacacgcgatcggaaattccgacaaggaaAGTCCGATGGGAGccgacacacgatcggaaattccaacaagaaaagtccgacGAAGccgacacacgatcggaaattcagacaaggaAAGTCCGACGGAGCcgacacgcgatcggaaattccgacaaggaaagtccgatggagccgacacacgatcggaaattccgacaaggaaAGTCCGACGGAGCcgacacgcgatcggaaattccgacaaggaaagtccgatggagccgacacacgatcggaaattccgacaaggaaAGTCCGACGGAGCcgacacgcgatcggaaattccgacaaggaaAGTCCGATGGGAGCcgacacgcgatcggaaattccgacaaggaaAGTCAGACGGAGccgacacacgatcggaaattccgacaagaaaagtccgacggGGGCcgacacacgatcgaaaattccgacaaggaaagtcagacggaagcttttgGACGGAAATTTCCGGCCGTGTGTCGGCTccgtcggacttttgctgtcggaatttctgccaacaaaagattgaaattttttattttacaatttttgcaaattatttatgtaaatattacAAGCGATTAGAAGAATACAGGGAAGCCGGCggatgtgtctctccctgcagcggCTGAAAGTCGGCAGGAAGGAAGAGAAAccggttttcagctgctgcagagagccgcacaggacatcctgtaattgcccctctgattccctctgctgttgggggccccctgtgtgcccggggcccccaacaggaggactggtgccgccccccccccccccaatcagcagCCCTGATGACCAAGAGAACCGGtgtgaattttatttttatatacttttttacattttgtattttttttttttatatatttgttgcaattttttttattctttacattttttttcttaattttttttttactttgtttttacaatttaacttttctttttattatgtttttcacaatccttttgggggggggggggggcaatagatggagttagtaaaaataataaaactgctctactattattattattatttttttaattattattattattattttttttttaaatcttaatttGTATCTTTACTTTGTTTATACAATTtaacttttctttttattatgtttttcacaaggcttttagggggggggggggtcagtggacGGCAGTGGAGGGAGTCAGTAGAGCAGTTTTAttctttttactattattattattattattattttgtttaattattttttttattttcttaaaatttttttgttcttcatttttaattttctttttattatgtttttcacAACACTTTTGGGGGTGGGGCGATAGATGGAGTCAGTAGAGCAGTTTTAttctttttactattattattagtatcctttttttaattattacttttttatatatatttttttcttattttttatttttactttgtttttacaatttaacTTTTCTTTTTATAATGTTTCTCACAATGCTTTGGCGGGGGGACGGTAGTGGGTGGAGTCAGTAGGGCGATGGACGGCGTTGGtaaacaattttattatttttactattattattattattatttatttattttttattattattatttttttacgattcatttttcatctcttttttttcgaGATGCTTTATGTATTTGGCAGTGAGTGGCGTTGGAATGCTCGGGGTGGTCAGTCTGACCCCGCTGGGCCtatatgggagggggaggggcctccaTCGTTGGGTGAATAAGAAGAAGATCGGTAATAATAGAGAAGCCCGAGGAATAGAATTAAAGTGGGCGTCGGCCCCGCGGGGACGGGTGACGGTATAGAAACAACACGCTCCTCTCCCCGATGTGCGCAGACGGGATAATTGCACGTTAATCTGTCAGACCTCGGGGCTCCGGGGGCATCGGGGGCCCTCTGGGGGGGGGATGGAAATACACATAATGATCGGCGTGCTGTGTGGGCGGAGAACCTTCCAGCCTGACAACCGATCGACTACAAACCACATCACAACAATGCATGGAAGGCAATACATACAATCCTATACATTCCATACATTCCCATACAATCCATACATTCCCATACATTCCATACATTCCCATACAATCCATACATTCCCATACATTCCATACATTcccatacaatcccatacattCCCAGACATTCCCATACAATCCATACATTCCCATACAATCCCATACAATcccatacaatcccatacattcccatacattccatacattcccatacattcccatacattcccatacaatcccatacaatcccatacattCCCATACATTCCATACATTCCCATACAATCCATACATTCCCATACATATCCCATACATTcccatacaatcccatacattcccatacaatcccatacattcccatacattcccatacattcccatacaatcccatacattcccatacaatcccatacaatcccatacattcccatacaatcccatacattcccatacattcccatacaatcccatacattcccatacattcccatacaatcccatacattcccatacaatcccatacattCCCATACATTCCATACATTCCCATACAATCCATACATTCCCATACATATCCCATACATTCCCATACATTCCCATACATTCCCATACATTCCATACATTCCATACATTCCCATACAATCCATACATTCCCATACAATCCATACATTCCCATACATTcccatacaatcccatacattCCCATACATTCCCATACATTCCCATACATTCCCATACAATCCATACATTCCCATACATATCCCATACATTCCATACATTCCATACATTCCCATACAATCCATACATTCCCATACATTCCCATACATTCCCATACATTcccatacaatcccatacattcccatacatatcccatacattcccatacattcccatacattcccatacaatcccatacattcccatacaatcccatacattcccatacaatcccatacattcccatacattcccatacatcccatacattcccatacaatcccatacattcccatacaatcccatacaatcccatacattcccatacaatcccatacattcccatacaatcccatacattcccatacaatcccatacattccatacaatcccatacattcccatacaatcccatacattcccatacattccatacaatcccatacattCCATACATTCCCATACAATCCCATACAATcccatacaatcccatacattccatacattcccatacattcccatacaatccatacattcccatacattcccatacaatcccatacaatcccatacattCCCATACATTCCCATACAATTCCCATACAATcccatacaatcccatacattCCCATACATTCCCATACATTCCCATACATTCCATACATTcccatacaatcccatacattcccatacattccatacaatcccatacattcccatacattcccatacaatcccatacattCCATACAATCCATACATTCCCATACATTCCCATACAATcccatacaatcccatacattCCCATACATTCCCATACATTCCCCTACAATCCCATACAATcccatacaatcccatacattcccatacaatcccatacattcccatacatacattCCCATACATTCCTATACAATTccatacaatcccatacattCCCATACAATCCTATACATTCCCATACATTccatacaatcccatacattCCCATACAATCCCATACAATTCCATACATTCCCATAAAATCCCATACATACATTcccatacaatcccatacattcccatacaatcccatacattcccatacattcccatacaatcccatacattcccatacatatcccatacattcccatacattcccatacattcccatacattcccatacaatcccatacatACATTCCCATACAAtctcatacaatcccatacattCCCATACATTCCCATACAATCCCTtacattcccatacatacattcccatacatacattcccatacatacattCCCATACATTCCATACATTCCCAtacatacaatcccatacattCCCATCCATACATTCCCATACATTCCCAtacattcccatacatacattCCCGTACAATCCCATACATTCCCATAGTAAAAACTCAGATATACGATCCTTTACATAAAACCTCTGAGGGGGCGGAGCCAGGTCCAGTGAACACGGGAGGGACATTCACTGCATAGGAATCTATAGAACTGTTGCATTGTGGGAAGGTTGTTTATATTTTGGAAatgtataaatcctgaataataaatatataataataagaatggagtcaggtgattggctagaGACAGAAAAGAGATTCGGGTCACTGAGCTGCATTCCTGGCTGGTTGGACAAACACCCCCTCACCTCCATCCACCAGGGGGAGGAGACTTTCTTGTTGTTAGCAGTGaaccatgggacatgtagtttagGAAGGGAactctgctatgattggagggggaactacaattcccagagAGGGGCTGAAGTTTGGAGATTCTTCCTCTTCCTGCGAGGGGACCGGAGTGACCACGTCTCTGCTTCTATTGGACGGGGAGAGTCTCATCATCACTGAGGTCTCCTTCCATCCCCCGCCCCATAGAGAACGTATGAGCGCCCCCTGCTGTGGTCGGGGGGCACGGGGTGCTCTGTACCTCACAGCTTGTTGTTATCTGTGGGGACCTCACCTGAGTGCAGTAATGTCAATGatcgggagggggaggggagatgtcACTCACCTGGAAGGTACAGATGGGAATCCGATCGCTCATGAATCTCTCACGGGATGGAAGATGACTGGAGAGGGAACAGGGAGGAGCCACCTGAAGGGAGACACAGAAGGGAGGATATGAAGCTTCCGCCAGACACTGTGCACACAGGTACCATCTCTACATATCATATTATACAGAAATACCACCAACCAATCACTGCAGAGTGTCAGAGAggtcccagggggggggggaagggtgacaacgctctgtcccttTACCATTTCCAGTCCCTGGGACACAGGTAACCCCGCCCACAGCTCATCTCAGGCCCACCCAGACCCCGCCCCCTTAACAAAGTGGCCTGCCCAAACCCAGCCTCTAATTATGCAAGGACCGCCCACTTACAACTCATGCTAGCTGAAGGAAATGCCTTTATGGAGTTCCTGCACGTGAAAGGTGACAGAGCGATCCCAGGACACGGCCCGTGACATGACACCACCAGGACTGAGACCCGTGACACGACACCACCAGGACTGAGACCCGGGACACGGAGCCACCAGGACTGAGACCCGGGACACGGAACCACCAAGACTGAGACCCGGGACACGGAGCCACCAGGACTGAGACCCGGGAGACGAAACCACCAGGACTGAGACCTGAGACACAGAACCACCAGGACTGAGACCCGGGACACGGAACCACCAGGACTGAGACCCAGGACACGGAACCACCAAGACTGAGGCCCGGGACACGGAACCACCAGGACTGAGACCCGGGACACGGAACCACCAGGACTGAGACCCGGGACACGGAACCACCAGGACTGAGACCCGGGACACGGAACCACCAGGACTGAGACCCGGGACACGGAACCACCAGGACTGAGACCCGTGACACGGAACCACCAGGACTGAGACCCGGGACATGGCGCCACCAGGACACAGCCCAGGACACGGAACCACCAGGACTGAGACCCGGGACACGGAACCACCAAGACTGCGACCCGGGACCACCAGGACTGAGACCAGGGACACGGAACCACCGGGACTGAGACCCGGGACACGACACCACCAGGACTGAGACCCGGGACACGGAACCACCAGGACTGAGACCCGGGACATGACACGGCCCGGGACACAACACCATCAGGACTGAGACCGGGGACACCACACCACAAGGACTGAGACCCAGGAGACGAAACCACCAGGACTGAGACCGGGGACACGGTACCACCAGGACTGAGACCCTGGACATGGCGCCACCAGGACACAGCCCAGGACATGACACGGCCCGAGACACGGCACCACTAGGGCTGACAAAGTAGCCGGCTGACCTCCCCAATGGCAGCCACACAGATTGAGAGGGACAGAGGTCATCCTTCCACCCCAGCAGAAAATCCACAGTTTGGGTGTGGAGGAATCCCGCCTCCTGCCCAAACTATTAGCCGga
Coding sequences within:
- the LOC120923435 gene encoding terminal nucleotidyltransferase 5D-like, which gives rise to MTDKSECRFSNLTEDQITILDQVLSEATPIHGRGNFPTMEVKPKDIIRMVKDQLAQKAIAIRDIRLNGSTASHILMQQNGTSCKDLDIIFGVELPGEAAFQTVKEIVLDSLLDFLPKCVNKERITALTMNEAYVQKMVKVYTEHDRWSLISLSNNSGKNVELKFVHSLRRQFEFSVDSFQIVLDTILDIYAENDGELSPGSHPTVLAESMYGDFTESMEHLKGKLIATRNPEEIRGGGLLKYSNLLV